One stretch of Kogia breviceps isolate mKogBre1 chromosome 18, mKogBre1 haplotype 1, whole genome shotgun sequence DNA includes these proteins:
- the LOC131744924 gene encoding heat shock factor protein 4 isoform X1 produces MQEAPAALPTEPGPSPVPAFLGKLWALVGDPGTDHLIRWSPSGTSFLVSDQSRFAKEVLPQYFKHSNMASFVRQLNMYGFRKVVSIEQGGLLRPERDHVEFQHPSFVRGREQLLERVRRKVPALRSDDGRWRPEDLGRLLGEVQAFRGVQESTEARLRELRQQNEILWREVVTLRQSHGQQHRIIGKLIQCLFGPLQAGSSSAGTKRKLSLMLDEGCPTPAKFNACPLPGALLQDPYFIQSPLPETTLGLSSPHRARGPIISDIPEDSPSPEGTRLSPSSGGRREKGLALLKEEPASPGGEGEAGLALAPNECDFCVTAPPPLPVAVVQAILEGKGSLSPEGPRSAQQPEPRGPREVPDRGPLDLERGARSPESLLPPMLLRAPPESVEPAGPLDVLGTSLQGREWTLMDLDMELSLPWPPRPRRSCCFHQHPAGPFLPRHLLPRRGSTREWGRRERTDQEPPRPPAAVGKRNSLGKIRAPPKQAAPEGAPTMGNTQERPSETIDRERKRLVETLQSDSGLLLDALLARGVLTGPEYEALDALPDAERRVRRLLLLVQSKGEAACQELLSCAQRTVRAPDPAWDWQHVGTGYRERSYDPPCPGHWTPEAAGSGTACPWLPGTSDCDEAQGPEDSKAAQSGTLEETEPELEAETSEGAEPELEPQMDPEPEPGTEPEPELEPEPDLEAGDESEDS; encoded by the exons ATGCAGGAAGCGCCAGCCGCGCTCCCCACGGAGCCGGGCCCTAGCCCCGTGCCAGCCTTCCTTGGCAAGCTATGGGCGCTGGTGGGCGACCCGGGCACCGACCACCTGATCCGCTGGAgcccg AGCGGGACCAGTTTCCTCGTCAGCGACCAGAGCCGCTTCGCCAAGGAAGTGCTGCCCCAGTACTTCAAGCACAGCAACATGGCGAGCTTTGTGCGGCAACTCAACATGT ACGGTTTTCGGAAGGTGGTGAGCATCGAGCAGGGTGGCCTGCTGAGGCCGGAACGGGACCACGTCGAGTTCCAGCACCCGAGCTTCGTGCGCGGCCGAGAGCAATTACTGGAACGCGTGCGGCGTAAG GTGCCTGCGCTGCGCAGCGACGACGGCCGCTGGCGCCCTGAGGACCTGGGCCGGCTTCTGGGCGAGGTGCAGGCTTTTCGGGGAGTGCAGGAGAGCACCGAGGCGCGGCTGCGGGAGCTCAGGCA GCAGAACGAGATCTTGTGGAGGGAGGTGGTGACGCTGCGGCAGAGCCACGGTCAGCAGCATCGCATCATTGGCAAG CTGATCCAGTGCCTCTTTGGGCCACTTCAGGCGGGGTCCAGCAGCGCAGGAACTAAGAGAAAGCT GTCCCTGATGCTGGATGAGGGGTGCCCAACACCAGCCAAATTCAACGCCTGCCCCTTACCTGGTGCCCTCCTGCAGGACCCCTACTTTATCCAGTCG CCTCTCCCGGAGACAACCCTGGGCCTCAGCAGTCCTCACAGGGCCAGGGGCCCCATCATCTCTGACATTCCGGAAGACTCTCCATCCCCTGAAGGAACCAGACTTTCTCCCTCCAGTGGTGGCAGGAG GGAGAAGGGCCTGGCACTGCTCAAAGAAGAGCCAGCCAGCCCAGGGGGGGAAGGCGAGGCCGGGCTGGCCCTGGCCCCAAACGAGTGTGACTTCTGCGTGACAGCACCCCCACCGCTGCCTGTGGCTGTGGTGCAGGCCATCCTGGAAGGGAAAGGGAGCCTCAGCCCCGAGGGGCCCAGGAGTGCCCAGCAGCCTGAACCAAGAGGCCCCAGGGAGGTTCCTGACAG GGGGCCTCTGGACCTAGAGAGAGGAGCCCGGAGCCCAGAGAGTCTGTTGCCTCCAATGCTGCTTCGGGCCCCCCCTGAAAGTGTGGAGCCTGCAGGGCCCCTAGAT GTGCTGGGCACCAGCCTCCAAGGGCGGGAGTGGACTCTCATGGACTTAGACATGGAGCTGTCCCTG CCCTGGCCGCCCCGCCCTCGCCGCAGCTGCTGCTTCCATCAACACCCCGCCGGGCCCTTTCTGCCTCGTCATCTCCTGCCCCGCCGAGGCTCGACCCGTGAGTGGGGCCGCCGGGAGCGCACGGACCAGGAGCCCCCCCGACCCCCGGCTGCGGTAGGGAAGAGAAACAGTTTGGGCAAAATCCGCGCCCCACCAAAACAAGCCGCGCCCGAAGGAG CCCCCACCATGGGCAACACGCAGGAGAGGCCATCAGAGACGATCGACCGCGAGCGGAAACGCCTGGTAGAGACGCTGCAGTCGGACTCGGGGCTGCTGCTGGATGCGCTGCTGGCACGGGGCGTGCTCACCGGGCCCGAATACGAGGCGTTGGACGCGCTGCCTGATGCCGAGCGCAGGGTACGCCGCCTGCTGCTGCTGGTGCAAAGCAAGGGCGAAGCAGCCTGCCAGGAGCTGCTGAGCTGCGCCCAGCGAACCGTGCGCGCGCCCGACCCCGCCTGGGACTGGCAGCACGTGGGCACGG GCTACCGAGAACGAAGCTACGACCCTCCATGCCCAGGCCACTGGACTCCTGAGGCAGCTGGCTCAGGGACCGCATGCCCCTGGCTGCCCGGAACTTCAGATTGCGATGAGGCCCAGGGTCCTGAGGACTCCAAGGCAGCGCAATCCGGAACCCTCGAGGAAACTGAGCCAGAGCTGGAAGCTGAGACCTCTGAAGGGGCTGAGCCGGAGTTGGAACCCCAAATGGATCCGGAACCAGAGCCAGGGACAGAACCAGAGCCAGAACTGGAGCCGGAGCCGGACCTAGAGGCTGGGGACGAATCTGAAG ATTCCTGA
- the LOC131744924 gene encoding heat shock factor protein 4 isoform X3, whose amino-acid sequence MQEAPAALPTEPGPSPVPAFLGKLWALVGDPGTDHLIRWSPSGTSFLVSDQSRFAKEVLPQYFKHSNMASFVRQLNMYGFRKVVSIEQGGLLRPERDHVEFQHPSFVRGREQLLERVRRKVPALRSDDGRWRPEDLGRLLGEVQAFRGVQESTEARLRELRQQNEILWREVVTLRQSHGQQHRIIGKLIQCLFGPLQAGSSSAGTKRKLSLMLDEGCPTPAKFNACPLPGALLQDPYFIQSPLPETTLGLSSPHRARGPIISDIPEDSPSPEGTRLSPSSGGRREKGLALLKEEPASPGGEGEAGLALAPNECDFCVTAPPPLPVAVVQAILEGKGSLSPEGPRSAQQPEPRGPREVPDRGPLDLERGARSPESLLPPMLLRAPPESVEPAGPLDVLGTSLQGREWTLMDLDMELSLPWPPRPRRSCCFHQHPAGPFLPRHLLPRRGSTREWGRRERTDQEPPRPPAAVGKRNSLGKIRAPPKQAAPEGAPTMGNTQERPSETIDRERKRLVETLQSDSGLLLDALLARGVLTGPEYEALDALPDAERRATENEATTLHAQATGLLRQLAQGPHAPGCPELQIAMRPRVLRTPRQRNPEPSRKLSQSWKLRPLKGLSRSWNPKWIRNQSQGQNQSQNWSRSRT is encoded by the exons ATGCAGGAAGCGCCAGCCGCGCTCCCCACGGAGCCGGGCCCTAGCCCCGTGCCAGCCTTCCTTGGCAAGCTATGGGCGCTGGTGGGCGACCCGGGCACCGACCACCTGATCCGCTGGAgcccg AGCGGGACCAGTTTCCTCGTCAGCGACCAGAGCCGCTTCGCCAAGGAAGTGCTGCCCCAGTACTTCAAGCACAGCAACATGGCGAGCTTTGTGCGGCAACTCAACATGT ACGGTTTTCGGAAGGTGGTGAGCATCGAGCAGGGTGGCCTGCTGAGGCCGGAACGGGACCACGTCGAGTTCCAGCACCCGAGCTTCGTGCGCGGCCGAGAGCAATTACTGGAACGCGTGCGGCGTAAG GTGCCTGCGCTGCGCAGCGACGACGGCCGCTGGCGCCCTGAGGACCTGGGCCGGCTTCTGGGCGAGGTGCAGGCTTTTCGGGGAGTGCAGGAGAGCACCGAGGCGCGGCTGCGGGAGCTCAGGCA GCAGAACGAGATCTTGTGGAGGGAGGTGGTGACGCTGCGGCAGAGCCACGGTCAGCAGCATCGCATCATTGGCAAG CTGATCCAGTGCCTCTTTGGGCCACTTCAGGCGGGGTCCAGCAGCGCAGGAACTAAGAGAAAGCT GTCCCTGATGCTGGATGAGGGGTGCCCAACACCAGCCAAATTCAACGCCTGCCCCTTACCTGGTGCCCTCCTGCAGGACCCCTACTTTATCCAGTCG CCTCTCCCGGAGACAACCCTGGGCCTCAGCAGTCCTCACAGGGCCAGGGGCCCCATCATCTCTGACATTCCGGAAGACTCTCCATCCCCTGAAGGAACCAGACTTTCTCCCTCCAGTGGTGGCAGGAG GGAGAAGGGCCTGGCACTGCTCAAAGAAGAGCCAGCCAGCCCAGGGGGGGAAGGCGAGGCCGGGCTGGCCCTGGCCCCAAACGAGTGTGACTTCTGCGTGACAGCACCCCCACCGCTGCCTGTGGCTGTGGTGCAGGCCATCCTGGAAGGGAAAGGGAGCCTCAGCCCCGAGGGGCCCAGGAGTGCCCAGCAGCCTGAACCAAGAGGCCCCAGGGAGGTTCCTGACAG GGGGCCTCTGGACCTAGAGAGAGGAGCCCGGAGCCCAGAGAGTCTGTTGCCTCCAATGCTGCTTCGGGCCCCCCCTGAAAGTGTGGAGCCTGCAGGGCCCCTAGAT GTGCTGGGCACCAGCCTCCAAGGGCGGGAGTGGACTCTCATGGACTTAGACATGGAGCTGTCCCTG CCCTGGCCGCCCCGCCCTCGCCGCAGCTGCTGCTTCCATCAACACCCCGCCGGGCCCTTTCTGCCTCGTCATCTCCTGCCCCGCCGAGGCTCGACCCGTGAGTGGGGCCGCCGGGAGCGCACGGACCAGGAGCCCCCCCGACCCCCGGCTGCGGTAGGGAAGAGAAACAGTTTGGGCAAAATCCGCGCCCCACCAAAACAAGCCGCGCCCGAAGGAG CCCCCACCATGGGCAACACGCAGGAGAGGCCATCAGAGACGATCGACCGCGAGCGGAAACGCCTGGTAGAGACGCTGCAGTCGGACTCGGGGCTGCTGCTGGATGCGCTGCTGGCACGGGGCGTGCTCACCGGGCCCGAATACGAGGCGTTGGACGCGCTGCCTGATGCCGAGCGCAGG GCTACCGAGAACGAAGCTACGACCCTCCATGCCCAGGCCACTGGACTCCTGAGGCAGCTGGCTCAGGGACCGCATGCCCCTGGCTGCCCGGAACTTCAGATTGCGATGAGGCCCAGGGTCCTGAGGACTCCAAGGCAGCGCAATCCGGAACCCTCGAGGAAACTGAGCCAGAGCTGGAAGCTGAGACCTCTGAAGGGGCTGAGCCGGAGTTGGAACCCCAAATGGATCCGGAACCAGAGCCAGGGACAGAACCAGAGCCAGAACTGGAGCCGGAGCCGGACCTAG
- the LOC131744924 gene encoding heat shock factor protein 4 isoform X2: MQEAPAALPTEPGPSPVPAFLGKLWALVGDPGTDHLIRWSPSGTSFLVSDQSRFAKEVLPQYFKHSNMASFVRQLNMYGFRKVVSIEQGGLLRPERDHVEFQHPSFVRGREQLLERVRRKVPALRSDDGRWRPEDLGRLLGENEILWREVVTLRQSHGQQHRIIGKLIQCLFGPLQAGSSSAGTKRKLSLMLDEGCPTPAKFNACPLPGALLQDPYFIQSPLPETTLGLSSPHRARGPIISDIPEDSPSPEGTRLSPSSGGRREKGLALLKEEPASPGGEGEAGLALAPNECDFCVTAPPPLPVAVVQAILEGKGSLSPEGPRSAQQPEPRGPREVPDRGPLDLERGARSPESLLPPMLLRAPPESVEPAGPLDVLGTSLQGREWTLMDLDMELSLPWPPRPRRSCCFHQHPAGPFLPRHLLPRRGSTREWGRRERTDQEPPRPPAAVGKRNSLGKIRAPPKQAAPEGAPTMGNTQERPSETIDRERKRLVETLQSDSGLLLDALLARGVLTGPEYEALDALPDAERRVRRLLLLVQSKGEAACQELLSCAQRTVRAPDPAWDWQHVGTGYRERSYDPPCPGHWTPEAAGSGTACPWLPGTSDCDEAQGPEDSKAAQSGTLEETEPELEAETSEGAEPELEPQMDPEPEPGTEPEPELEPEPDLEAGDESEDS; the protein is encoded by the exons ATGCAGGAAGCGCCAGCCGCGCTCCCCACGGAGCCGGGCCCTAGCCCCGTGCCAGCCTTCCTTGGCAAGCTATGGGCGCTGGTGGGCGACCCGGGCACCGACCACCTGATCCGCTGGAgcccg AGCGGGACCAGTTTCCTCGTCAGCGACCAGAGCCGCTTCGCCAAGGAAGTGCTGCCCCAGTACTTCAAGCACAGCAACATGGCGAGCTTTGTGCGGCAACTCAACATGT ACGGTTTTCGGAAGGTGGTGAGCATCGAGCAGGGTGGCCTGCTGAGGCCGGAACGGGACCACGTCGAGTTCCAGCACCCGAGCTTCGTGCGCGGCCGAGAGCAATTACTGGAACGCGTGCGGCGTAAG GTGCCTGCGCTGCGCAGCGACGACGGCCGCTGGCGCCCTGAGGACCTGGGCCGGCTTCTGGGCGAG AACGAGATCTTGTGGAGGGAGGTGGTGACGCTGCGGCAGAGCCACGGTCAGCAGCATCGCATCATTGGCAAG CTGATCCAGTGCCTCTTTGGGCCACTTCAGGCGGGGTCCAGCAGCGCAGGAACTAAGAGAAAGCT GTCCCTGATGCTGGATGAGGGGTGCCCAACACCAGCCAAATTCAACGCCTGCCCCTTACCTGGTGCCCTCCTGCAGGACCCCTACTTTATCCAGTCG CCTCTCCCGGAGACAACCCTGGGCCTCAGCAGTCCTCACAGGGCCAGGGGCCCCATCATCTCTGACATTCCGGAAGACTCTCCATCCCCTGAAGGAACCAGACTTTCTCCCTCCAGTGGTGGCAGGAG GGAGAAGGGCCTGGCACTGCTCAAAGAAGAGCCAGCCAGCCCAGGGGGGGAAGGCGAGGCCGGGCTGGCCCTGGCCCCAAACGAGTGTGACTTCTGCGTGACAGCACCCCCACCGCTGCCTGTGGCTGTGGTGCAGGCCATCCTGGAAGGGAAAGGGAGCCTCAGCCCCGAGGGGCCCAGGAGTGCCCAGCAGCCTGAACCAAGAGGCCCCAGGGAGGTTCCTGACAG GGGGCCTCTGGACCTAGAGAGAGGAGCCCGGAGCCCAGAGAGTCTGTTGCCTCCAATGCTGCTTCGGGCCCCCCCTGAAAGTGTGGAGCCTGCAGGGCCCCTAGAT GTGCTGGGCACCAGCCTCCAAGGGCGGGAGTGGACTCTCATGGACTTAGACATGGAGCTGTCCCTG CCCTGGCCGCCCCGCCCTCGCCGCAGCTGCTGCTTCCATCAACACCCCGCCGGGCCCTTTCTGCCTCGTCATCTCCTGCCCCGCCGAGGCTCGACCCGTGAGTGGGGCCGCCGGGAGCGCACGGACCAGGAGCCCCCCCGACCCCCGGCTGCGGTAGGGAAGAGAAACAGTTTGGGCAAAATCCGCGCCCCACCAAAACAAGCCGCGCCCGAAGGAG CCCCCACCATGGGCAACACGCAGGAGAGGCCATCAGAGACGATCGACCGCGAGCGGAAACGCCTGGTAGAGACGCTGCAGTCGGACTCGGGGCTGCTGCTGGATGCGCTGCTGGCACGGGGCGTGCTCACCGGGCCCGAATACGAGGCGTTGGACGCGCTGCCTGATGCCGAGCGCAGGGTACGCCGCCTGCTGCTGCTGGTGCAAAGCAAGGGCGAAGCAGCCTGCCAGGAGCTGCTGAGCTGCGCCCAGCGAACCGTGCGCGCGCCCGACCCCGCCTGGGACTGGCAGCACGTGGGCACGG GCTACCGAGAACGAAGCTACGACCCTCCATGCCCAGGCCACTGGACTCCTGAGGCAGCTGGCTCAGGGACCGCATGCCCCTGGCTGCCCGGAACTTCAGATTGCGATGAGGCCCAGGGTCCTGAGGACTCCAAGGCAGCGCAATCCGGAACCCTCGAGGAAACTGAGCCAGAGCTGGAAGCTGAGACCTCTGAAGGGGCTGAGCCGGAGTTGGAACCCCAAATGGATCCGGAACCAGAGCCAGGGACAGAACCAGAGCCAGAACTGGAGCCGGAGCCGGACCTAGAGGCTGGGGACGAATCTGAAG ATTCCTGA
- the LOC131744924 gene encoding heat shock factor protein 4 isoform X4, with the protein MQEAPAALPTEPGPSPVPAFLGKLWALVGDPGTDHLIRWSPSGTSFLVSDQSRFAKEVLPQYFKHSNMASFVRQLNMYGFRKVVSIEQGGLLRPERDHVEFQHPSFVRGREQLLERVRRKVPALRSDDGRWRPEDLGRLLGEVQAFRGVQESTEARLRELRQQNEILWREVVTLRQSHGQQHRIIGKLIQCLFGPLQAGSSSAGTKRKLSLMLDEGCPTPAKFNACPLPGALLQDPYFIQSPLPETTLGLSSPHRARGPIISDIPEDSPSPEGTRLSPSSGGRREKGLALLKEEPASPGGEGEAGLALAPNECDFCVTAPPPLPVAVVQAILEGKGSLSPEGPRSAQQPEPRGPREVPDRGPLDLERGARSPESLLPPMLLRAPPESVEPAGPLDVLGTSLQGREWTLMDLDMELSLLQPLVPEKGETELAVKGLNSPGPGKDSMLGAPLLLDVQAALGGPALSLPGALTIYSTPESRASYLGPGANPSP; encoded by the exons ATGCAGGAAGCGCCAGCCGCGCTCCCCACGGAGCCGGGCCCTAGCCCCGTGCCAGCCTTCCTTGGCAAGCTATGGGCGCTGGTGGGCGACCCGGGCACCGACCACCTGATCCGCTGGAgcccg AGCGGGACCAGTTTCCTCGTCAGCGACCAGAGCCGCTTCGCCAAGGAAGTGCTGCCCCAGTACTTCAAGCACAGCAACATGGCGAGCTTTGTGCGGCAACTCAACATGT ACGGTTTTCGGAAGGTGGTGAGCATCGAGCAGGGTGGCCTGCTGAGGCCGGAACGGGACCACGTCGAGTTCCAGCACCCGAGCTTCGTGCGCGGCCGAGAGCAATTACTGGAACGCGTGCGGCGTAAG GTGCCTGCGCTGCGCAGCGACGACGGCCGCTGGCGCCCTGAGGACCTGGGCCGGCTTCTGGGCGAGGTGCAGGCTTTTCGGGGAGTGCAGGAGAGCACCGAGGCGCGGCTGCGGGAGCTCAGGCA GCAGAACGAGATCTTGTGGAGGGAGGTGGTGACGCTGCGGCAGAGCCACGGTCAGCAGCATCGCATCATTGGCAAG CTGATCCAGTGCCTCTTTGGGCCACTTCAGGCGGGGTCCAGCAGCGCAGGAACTAAGAGAAAGCT GTCCCTGATGCTGGATGAGGGGTGCCCAACACCAGCCAAATTCAACGCCTGCCCCTTACCTGGTGCCCTCCTGCAGGACCCCTACTTTATCCAGTCG CCTCTCCCGGAGACAACCCTGGGCCTCAGCAGTCCTCACAGGGCCAGGGGCCCCATCATCTCTGACATTCCGGAAGACTCTCCATCCCCTGAAGGAACCAGACTTTCTCCCTCCAGTGGTGGCAGGAG GGAGAAGGGCCTGGCACTGCTCAAAGAAGAGCCAGCCAGCCCAGGGGGGGAAGGCGAGGCCGGGCTGGCCCTGGCCCCAAACGAGTGTGACTTCTGCGTGACAGCACCCCCACCGCTGCCTGTGGCTGTGGTGCAGGCCATCCTGGAAGGGAAAGGGAGCCTCAGCCCCGAGGGGCCCAGGAGTGCCCAGCAGCCTGAACCAAGAGGCCCCAGGGAGGTTCCTGACAG GGGGCCTCTGGACCTAGAGAGAGGAGCCCGGAGCCCAGAGAGTCTGTTGCCTCCAATGCTGCTTCGGGCCCCCCCTGAAAGTGTGGAGCCTGCAGGGCCCCTAGAT GTGCTGGGCACCAGCCTCCAAGGGCGGGAGTGGACTCTCATGGACTTAGACATGGAGCTGTCCCTG TTGCAGCCCTTGGTTCCAGAGAAGGGTGAGACTGAGCTGGCGGTCAAGGGGTTAAATTCTCCAGGGCCAG GGAAGGACTCCATGCTGGGGGCGCCACTCCTGCTGGATGTCCAAGCCGCTTTGGGAGGCCCAGCCCTCAGCCTGCCGGGAGCTTTAACCATTTACAGCACCCCTGAGAGCCGCGCCTCCTACCTGGGCCCAGGGGCCAACCCCTCCCCCTGA
- the LOC131744924 gene encoding heat shock factor protein 4 isoform X6, with protein sequence MQEAPAALPTEPGPSPVPAFLGKLWALVGDPGTDHLIRWSPSGTSFLVSDQSRFAKEVLPQYFKHSNMASFVRQLNMYGFRKVVSIEQGGLLRPERDHVEFQHPSFVRGREQLLERVRRKVPALRSDDGRWRPEDLGRLLGEVQAFRGVQESTEARLRELRQQNEILWREVVTLRQSHGQQHRIIGKLIQCLFGPLQAGSSSAGTKRKLSLMLDEGCPTPAKFNACPLPGALLQDPYFIQSGWASSSTYSLSRRQPWASAVLTGPGAPSSLTFRKTLHPLKEPDFLPPVVAGAPPPLPVAVVQAILEGKGSLSPEGPRSAQQPEPRGPREVPDRGPLDLERGARSPESLLPPMLLRAPPESVEPAGPLDVLGTSLQGREWTLMDLDMELSLLQPLVPEKGETELAVKGLNSPGPGKDSMLGAPLLLDVQAALGGPALSLPGALTIYSTPESRASYLGPGANPSP encoded by the exons ATGCAGGAAGCGCCAGCCGCGCTCCCCACGGAGCCGGGCCCTAGCCCCGTGCCAGCCTTCCTTGGCAAGCTATGGGCGCTGGTGGGCGACCCGGGCACCGACCACCTGATCCGCTGGAgcccg AGCGGGACCAGTTTCCTCGTCAGCGACCAGAGCCGCTTCGCCAAGGAAGTGCTGCCCCAGTACTTCAAGCACAGCAACATGGCGAGCTTTGTGCGGCAACTCAACATGT ACGGTTTTCGGAAGGTGGTGAGCATCGAGCAGGGTGGCCTGCTGAGGCCGGAACGGGACCACGTCGAGTTCCAGCACCCGAGCTTCGTGCGCGGCCGAGAGCAATTACTGGAACGCGTGCGGCGTAAG GTGCCTGCGCTGCGCAGCGACGACGGCCGCTGGCGCCCTGAGGACCTGGGCCGGCTTCTGGGCGAGGTGCAGGCTTTTCGGGGAGTGCAGGAGAGCACCGAGGCGCGGCTGCGGGAGCTCAGGCA GCAGAACGAGATCTTGTGGAGGGAGGTGGTGACGCTGCGGCAGAGCCACGGTCAGCAGCATCGCATCATTGGCAAG CTGATCCAGTGCCTCTTTGGGCCACTTCAGGCGGGGTCCAGCAGCGCAGGAACTAAGAGAAAGCT GTCCCTGATGCTGGATGAGGGGTGCCCAACACCAGCCAAATTCAACGCCTGCCCCTTACCTGGTGCCCTCCTGCAGGACCCCTACTTTATCCAGTCG GGCTGGGCCTCATCTTCTACTTACAGCCTCTCCCGGAGACAACCCTGGGCCTCAGCAGTCCTCACAGGGCCAGGGGCCCCATCATCTCTGACATTCCGGAAGACTCTCCATCCCCTGAAGGAACCAGACTTTCTCCCTCCAGTGGTGGCAGGAG CACCCCCACCGCTGCCTGTGGCTGTGGTGCAGGCCATCCTGGAAGGGAAAGGGAGCCTCAGCCCCGAGGGGCCCAGGAGTGCCCAGCAGCCTGAACCAAGAGGCCCCAGGGAGGTTCCTGACAG GGGGCCTCTGGACCTAGAGAGAGGAGCCCGGAGCCCAGAGAGTCTGTTGCCTCCAATGCTGCTTCGGGCCCCCCCTGAAAGTGTGGAGCCTGCAGGGCCCCTAGAT GTGCTGGGCACCAGCCTCCAAGGGCGGGAGTGGACTCTCATGGACTTAGACATGGAGCTGTCCCTG TTGCAGCCCTTGGTTCCAGAGAAGGGTGAGACTGAGCTGGCGGTCAAGGGGTTAAATTCTCCAGGGCCAG GGAAGGACTCCATGCTGGGGGCGCCACTCCTGCTGGATGTCCAAGCCGCTTTGGGAGGCCCAGCCCTCAGCCTGCCGGGAGCTTTAACCATTTACAGCACCCCTGAGAGCCGCGCCTCCTACCTGGGCCCAGGGGCCAACCCCTCCCCCTGA
- the LOC131744924 gene encoding nucleolar protein 3 isoform X5: MGNTQERPSETIDRERKRLVETLQSDSGLLLDALLARGVLTGPEYEALDALPDAERRVRRLLLLVQSKGEAACQELLSCAQRTVRAPDPAWDWQHVGTGYRERSYDPPCPGHWTPEAAGSGTACPWLPGTSDCDEAQGPEDSKAAQSGTLEETEPELEAETSEGAEPELEPQMDPEPEPGTEPEPELEPEPDLEAGDESEDS, encoded by the exons ATGGGCAACACGCAGGAGAGGCCATCAGAGACGATCGACCGCGAGCGGAAACGCCTGGTAGAGACGCTGCAGTCGGACTCGGGGCTGCTGCTGGATGCGCTGCTGGCACGGGGCGTGCTCACCGGGCCCGAATACGAGGCGTTGGACGCGCTGCCTGATGCCGAGCGCAGGGTACGCCGCCTGCTGCTGCTGGTGCAAAGCAAGGGCGAAGCAGCCTGCCAGGAGCTGCTGAGCTGCGCCCAGCGAACCGTGCGCGCGCCCGACCCCGCCTGGGACTGGCAGCACGTGGGCACGG GCTACCGAGAACGAAGCTACGACCCTCCATGCCCAGGCCACTGGACTCCTGAGGCAGCTGGCTCAGGGACCGCATGCCCCTGGCTGCCCGGAACTTCAGATTGCGATGAGGCCCAGGGTCCTGAGGACTCCAAGGCAGCGCAATCCGGAACCCTCGAGGAAACTGAGCCAGAGCTGGAAGCTGAGACCTCTGAAGGGGCTGAGCCGGAGTTGGAACCCCAAATGGATCCGGAACCAGAGCCAGGGACAGAACCAGAGCCAGAACTGGAGCCGGAGCCGGACCTAGAGGCTGGGGACGAATCTGAAG ATTCCTGA